Proteins encoded in a region of the Sparus aurata chromosome 6, fSpaAur1.1, whole genome shotgun sequence genome:
- the znf740a gene encoding zinc finger protein 2 isoform X14 — translation MSHLPSSSVRDHMKWAGLLGCEAVLSSMALMQASSMAAPPKKMMAPLGHAPPQREGPDRGPQSHMILPSGMSCPPLLIRKEGEFQAPRLLDEKEMRANEDMQQKKKNRKSVTPCKVREQEGRGGKGTGDENGPSSKVQKNFICDHCYGAFRSGYHLKRHILIHTGEKPYACAVCDMRFIQRYHLERHSLIHTGVKPYACSMCDMRFFQRYHLERHRLTHTGVKPYACSMCDMRFFQRYHLARHSLTHTGVKPYACSMCDMRFFQRYHLARHSLTHTGVKPYACSMCDMRFFQRYHLARHTLTHTGVKPYACSMCDMRFFQRYHLARHSLTHTGVKPYACTMCDMRFIQRYQLERHSLTHTGVKPYACTMCDKRFFQRYHLARHSLTHMGVKPYACTMCDMKFFQRYHLARHSLTHTGVKPYACTMCDKRFFQRYHLARHSLTHMGVKPFACTMCDMRFVQRYHLARHSLTHTGVKPYACSMCDMRFIQRNHLERHSLTHTGEKPFACDMCDMRFIQRYHLERHKRVHSGEKPYQCERCQQNFSRTDRLLRHRRLCQGRSVAKVENQPCCEPRPYPQEPPPAPPTWSPLHPPPGRLAV, via the exons ATGTCACATCTGCCCAGCAGCTCAGTCCGCGACCATATGAAATGG GCGGGGCTGCTTGGCTGCGAGGCAGTCCTCTCAAGTATGGCCCTGATGCAGGCCAGCTCCATGGCTGCTCCGCCCAAAAAGATGATGGCTCCACTTGGCCATGCACCACCACAGCGGGAGGGACCTGACCGTGGTCCCCAGAGCCACATGATCCTCCCGTCTGGAATGAGCTGTCCCCCCCTG CTTATCCGGAAGGAAGGTGAATTCCAAGCTCCCCGCCTGCTGGACGAGAAGGAGATGAGGGCCAACGAGGAcatgcagcagaaaaaaaagaacaggaaatCAGTTACGCCCTGTAAAGTGAGAGAACAAGAGGGAAGGGGTGGGAAG GGCACAGGAGATGAGAATGGGCCATCATCCAAAGTGcagaaaaactttatttgtgaTCACTGTTACGGCGCATTTAGGAGTGGATACCACCTGAAGAGACATATCCTCATTCATACAG GGGAGAAGCCGTATGCTTGTGCCGTATGTGACATGAGGTTTATTCAGCGTTACCACCTGGAGAGACACAGCCTCATTCACACGG gGGTGAAGCCGTACGCTTGTTCCATGTGTGACATGAGGTTTTTCCAGCGTTACCACCTGGAGAGACACAGACTCACTCATACGG GGGTGAAGCCGTACGCTTGCTCCATGTGTGACATGAGGTTCTTCCAACGTTACCATCTGGCAAGACACAGCCTCACTCATACTG GGGTGAAGCCATACGCTTGCTCCATGTGTGACATGAGATTTTTCCAACGCTACCACTTGGCAAGACACAGCCTCACTCACACGG gGGTGAAGCCATATGCTTGCTCCATGTGTGACATGAGATTTTTCCAGAGATACCACCTGGCAAGACACACTCTCACCCATACGg GGGTGAAGCCATACGCTTGCTCCATGTGTGACATGAGGTTCTTCCAGCGTTACCATTTGGCAAGACACAGCCTCACTCATACTG GGGTGAAGCCCTATGCTTGCACCATGTGTGACATGAGGTTTATACAACGTTATCAACTGGAGAGACACAGTCTAACTCATACGG GGGTGAAGCCGTACGCTTGCACCATGTGTGACAAGAGGTTTTTTCAGCGCTACCACCTGGCAAGACACAGCCTCACTCATATGG GTGTGAAACCTTATGCTTGCACCATGTGTGACATGAAGTTTTTTCAGCGTTACCACCTGGCGAGACACAGCCTCACTCATACTG GTGTGAAACCTTATGCTTGCACCATGTGTGACAAGAGGTTTTTTCAACGCTACCACCTGGCGAGACACAGCCTCACTCACATGG GTGTGAAACCTTTTGCTTGTACCATGTGTGACATGAGGTTTGTTCAGCGTTACCACCTGGCGAGACACAGCCTCACTCATACGG gGGTGAAGCCGTATGCTTGTTCCATGTGTGACATGAGGTTTATTCAGCGTAACCACCTGGAGAGACACAGCCTCACTCATACGG GAGAGAAGCCATTTGCTTGTGACATGTGTGATATGAGGTTTATCCAGCGCTACCACCTTGAGAGACACAAGCGTGTCCATAGTGGGGAGAAGccttaccagtgtgaacggtgCCAGCAG AACTTTTCAAGGACAGACCGGCTGTTACGGCATCGGCGGTTGTGCCAGGGTCGCAGCGTAGCCAAAGTAGAGAACCAGCCATGCTGCGAACCACGCCCATACCCCCAAGAACCCCCGCCCGCACCCCCAACCTGGAGTCCCCTTCATCCCCCTCCAGGTCGACTGGCGGTCTGA